The genomic DNA CAGGGGTGGGCTGGGTTGAGTGGGGGGTACCCTGATATAAGAGGCTGCCTCAATGGAGGGGGACTTCCAGCAGCTGCTTCAACCGTCCTGCCCCCCAGCTGGGACCATGGAACTTCCCCTGCTGTGCACCCTGCTGGTGTTTGCTGGTGAGTGAGGCAGGACCcacagtggggaaggggaggcgggATGGGATGTAAGTAGGCGCTATAGCTCTTTCCTAGACTGAGCCTCTGCTCTGATCCCCACTGCCCTGGTCCCCCAGTCCTCAACCCTTctgtccctgcaaggagccagcaGCAGCGGCCGGTCCCCAACATGCTGGCTTCGGCCGGGGAGCTCTGGCTCTGCACGCGGTGCCACATGCCTCTGCTGTGAGGCTGAGCATGGAGGGGCTCAGACACTGCGGTTGGCTGAGCAGATGCCTACGGTATTTTGGACACAAATTACAGAAAGGGATCTCCCCacctccttctgctcccctctgTCACTTTGACCAGATAATAACAATCTTTCGTTTACGCACAGCACTCTGTACATTTAAAACACTTCCTTTCATGTTCGTTGTCTCCCTTGAACCTGGGAGGAGGGTCCTGTTGACTGTGGTGGGAGATGGGGCGGTTTCCATTCAATCTTCAGCAGGCCAAATATAAAAAAGTGCTTGTTAGCAAATCAGTGGTTTTGTTTCTCGATCTGTCTCAAAGTATGTAGTGTTAGAAAGGATTTGTACTTTCGAATGTGGTTTTATGTTGTCCTGGGACTACCAAATTTTTTAGAGGAACACATCTCCTGGGCTACTGTGGCAACCATTGGGAAAATTGCAGTCAACTCCTCTCCCAGACACAAAGAAGCAAGACACTGTAGACATAAAATACGCAGATAAACCTGCATTCAAACGCTGGTCCCCTGTCTCCTGGCAggatgaccttggccaagtcaccctacttctctgtgtcctcatccgtaaaatggaCACAATAGCACCCTCTTCGTAGGGTTGTTAGGActttaatgagaaaatgtatcCATAATGTTTAGCAAGTGTAAGTAATAGCGAGGAAACAACAGCCTAACACCCAGCACAGGCGTGATGAGGCAGTAGGTGTGCTAATTCTCGGGGTGAGGGAGTCCATCCCCCTCGGTGGCAACGAAGGATGATAGAGCTACCAGGAATTACTGACAAGCTAAGCCAGTTCACCAAAGGTCACATAACCACAGGCCAAGCTCTGCGGTGTTTCAGGGTTCATTTCGCCTCAACTAGAAAATTATTAGGAGGCAACCATCCAAAAGCTTTCTGAACCCAAGTTAAATATATTGTTTGCCTGGCAAGGGCGAGCTGCATCGTTCAGATATGAGCTTATTTGTATAATGCTAAGCTGACGTGGAAAGGGCCAGACTTGGGGCAGCAAGAGGGACGAGGTACACAGAAAAGCAAGAGTCTGAATTCAGGTCCCTGGTTGGCACACAAGGTGGGTATGATCCCTCCCTGCCGTGGGTTGCCTCCGGGTTCCTTATCACGGAATGTGGGattccgggggtcctgggatcagtcatTAGTACCCTCAAGGCTTAGCAAGGATTCTCTTAAACACCCCTGGCAAACAGGAGTGGCAACATGGATTCTGGCCCATTGAGGGGACACACCGGGTGGGGACAATAGCAGGCCTCCAAGTACGAGACACCACCGGTCCCTTTTAGCTGCAGCCCAAGGCAACATGCTCAGGATCTCACCTGTGGCCCATTGCACAAGCCCCTTCCAaatcccctcctcccacctccacctcccccaaTTTGGGGCTCACTCTCATTTTTCTATTCACTTCAATGGCACGAAGAACTTTCATTATAACACCATTTacctggggaggggcggggaggggaggtgtATAACGAGGTCACTCAAAGGGGCCCACCTGGTCACGTCTCCCTGAAATTCAGGTCCATCTACATTCTCGAATCGTCTCTCGAGGTTGCACACATGTATACTTGGGTCCCCTTATCTTGTCTGGtcctcccaggccctcccctgAATTCATTGacttcatacattttatttctcctatcTCAGCATTAAGTATTCTTCTCCCCCAATAAAATAATAGCCCCTTATGATCCATTCTAACCAGTAGCAATTATGCTAGAATGAAAAATATCCACGAAAATCATTGATTTCTAAATCACACGGCCTCCCAGGTGAGCCACGTGAGTGCTTTAATCTGCAGCTTTCTCTAAGGGAGGCGAGGGGCAGGTGGGGTCCAGGGGAAAGTCTCCCTGTTACAGAACGGGAACTTGGTGCAGAGGCAGGGAATGGCACCCAACTGCCTTGGGCTTCAATCGTGGCTCCTCCATGTACCGGCCACTGTGACCCGGAGCAAGGTCCTAGGGCTCAAtctgctcatctataaaatgggcattaAATGTAGTTCTTGTTGTATCAATGTGAGTTTCTTAGTTCTCATAAGTGTCCCGTAATTATTGAAGCTGATCATAACATCAGAGGAAAGTAGGTGAGCGGTGTACAAGAACTCTCCGTAACTCCTTGCAGCTTTTCTGTATATATAGAATGTACCAAAACAAAAAGAGTAGTTATTGGGGGGAAAAGAGTATCTCATGGGTTGAATGGAAGTGTAGTTGAATTGAAGAATTGAAGAGTAGTTGAATTGAAGAGTAGTTATTGTGGGGGGGGAAAGAGTATCTCATGGGTTGAATGGAGTCAATGAATTACTACACTGGAAAGACCCATGATAAGCATTCACtatcactatatattttttaaagatttaattaatttatttgagagagaaagagagcaagcgagcgagggcacaagcagggggaagggcagaaggagagagagaaggagaagcagactctcctgatgtaggactcgatcccaggactctgggatcatgacctgagctgaaggcagacacttaacccactgagccacccaggtgccccatcatatatttttattagccaTGATGGTTGTTGTCACTTTATTTCCCAAGGTCATTCTGATGTGGTCCACCAGGGCACAAGTGCCAGGCCTGTGGGCCACTGGCCACCACTGATGTTCAGCTCATGTCCTCTCCTTGTTGTTGGACTCCTTGGCAGGTGTGATTCCAACCCAGGGTGGGATCATGAACCTGAACAAGATGATCAAACAAGTGACCAGGAAGACACCCATCTTCTCCTACTGGTTCTACGGCTGCCACTGTGGACCTGGAGGCAGAGGCCAACCCAAAGATGCCACGGACTGGTAAGGCCTTCCCTGGCAGGGCCACGGGTGCCAGtcctgccctgcccgccccctgccccaggactcttccctttcctgctcccccaTGTATTTGTTCCACGAATTCGTTTTGTCCCATGTGCTAGGAACTCTGCTGAGGCCCAGTCCCATTCCAGGTCTCCTCGCCCTTGCCTTCTGGCTGGTTCTGCAGAGTCTCTGAAGGCCCCTTTGCACTTCCAACCCCTGATTTAGTTAGAgtaccccacacacacacactccctgctCCCACTGCACGctgtttttttcaaattcctaCCTCTTTTTGCCACTGGCTCATTCAATCTTCGCAGcagcccccccccaaccccgtaCCCCAGGGAATCAGCCAGGGGGGCTGATGAGAGCCATCCAGACCCAGGGTCACTTCCCTCATCCGCCACTTATAGCCTGTGTGCTCTTGGGCGTGTGGCCTGACCTCcttgagtctgtttcttcatcgGTGAAATGGGGGATACACCAGTGCCTCCGTCACAGGGTCGTAGTGAAGATCAAGGGAATATTCACAGACAAAACACATGCCTGGTTCACAGGGCTTCCACCCTCAGTAGGTGTCAGCTGGTGTGACCGCAAAGAAGGCTACAACCCTGCCGGCCTTGACTTCCAAGGTGGGCACTCCATCTCTACCTTGGGCAGCTGTGCTCCCTGCCTGTCCCACCGCCTGTCCTGTCCCTCCAGGTGCTGCCAAACCCATGACTGCTGCTATGAGCACCTGAAACTGCACCGATGCCGTATCCACACAAACCATTATGACTACACCTTTTCACACGGGGACATCCAGTGCTGTGAGTGCCCGGGCCTCGGGGTTGGAGTTAGAGGCTGAGGAAGGGAGCTCTGGCACTCACTGCCTTTGTGGGCTGTGTGACAGTGCACGAGCCGCCCAACCCCTCTGTCTTTCCCATGTGTCCAGTGACTGTAGCTGGGATATAGAGGAATGGAGCTGGGAGTACAGAGAGGTCCAACAGGGGTGTTGAGCCCTTTAGGATTTAGAAGGCAGGCAGGCCTCAGCTTGGATCCCAGAGCCACCATCAACCAGCTTGGTGACCTTGAACACAGTGCTTAGCCCCTCTGAACATCGGCGGTCTCATCCGGAAACTCAGGATGATCACAGTTATTCTACTCCCTAACATTAATTCCAGAACTAAAATGAGAGCAGTTAGAATGATCCTCGCACATGCCCGCCGCCAGGCGCATGCTCGATGAACCACCTGGGGCACGACTTCCCCGTCACAATGTCTTAAGCGTTCCTGGGCCTCAGAACAGCCCAGCCAGGAGCGGCACCATCTCTATGACCTCCATGGTATAGACAAGGACAGCAAGGCCAGAGTGAAGAGGTGCTTGCCCAGGGTCAGCCAGCTGCAAGTGACAAGAACCTGGGTCAGAGCTCaggtccccagccccctcccacccctgccctccgtCCACCCCTGCCTGGAGACAGGAGGCAGCTCCCAGGGCTGGGAATGAAGGGCTCATCCCATCAGTCCCTGTTCATCGAAGGCTTAATAGTAATAGCAACAGgtgcacctgggggctcagccggtgaagcatctgccttcagctcaggtcatgatcttgaggtcctgggatcgagccccgcatcgggctccctgctcagtggggagtctgcttcccctgctctcccgctgcctctgccccttacccccaTTCAcgcactctctgtctctcccaaataaataaataaataaaatcttaaaaaataataatggtgacAATAATAGCcagcatttgttgagcacctactgtaggCTGAGTGCTTTGCTTCTTCAGTACCCTCAACAACCCCAAGGCAGCACTCACCCTCACCCCAAGTACAGATCACAAAACCCACGCACCGAGGTCCCTTCGGCCTCAGTCTCCGCACATGCTGTTCCATCTGCCTGGAACACCACCCACCGCGGCTTTCCACAGGGGGAGCAGACCCCTCCCACCTCAGCTCAGATGGCTCTCGATGCCAAGTCCAGTCCCCCTCTTTCATCGTCTTGCAGCCCCTGTATCATCCCTTACTTCCGTGGGGAGCAGGCCGCGATCTTCACTTCTGTGGCTCTCGAACATCTGCCGCCCCCACGGGGTGCAAACCTCCCATGTCCCCTCGAGCCCGCCCTGTCCCTCCAGGGCTTGCTGCAGGGCAGGGGCTCAATTGTTTATTaagtggatgaataaagaaaggagCCATGGCACATGGGGGAGGTCGAGGTCCGGCCCGAGGTCCTGCAGCTCAGGTGGAAGCAGCTGAGAAGGGCACTCGAAAGTTCGGCAAGGACTGTGCTGCCTTCAGGAACTCCCTCCGGGGACcccagagccacccgggctctgCCCCAGGAAGGGACAGACGGTGAGCTCCCTTCTCCTCCACCCCGCAGCTGACAAGGGGACCTGGTGTGAGCAGCAGCTGTGCGCCTGTGACAAGGAGATGGTCCTCTGCCTGCAGCGGAACCTGGACTCCTACCAGAGGCACCTGCGATACTACTGGCGGCCCCACTGCCGCGGCCAGACCCCGATGTGCTAGGAGGAGCCCCCCGGCGgtcccagctccctgccctgTTCCTCAGCATCTCCAGCTGAGGGTCCTGTGGGACTGCCGACACCCCTACCCAGGGTCCGACCCCCGGAACCAGCTGGGGGTGTCTCCACCTAACCCCACCCGCCTTCTTGCTCTTGGACCTTCTAAATCTCTCCGCCCCGAGGCAGCAGCTATCTCTTCCGAGGATGCATCAAGATCTGAGGAAAAGCCAAGGCCAGGAAGCCCCGTGGGGACAGTATTTGGGCCGAAGCAGcaggggtcaggggtggggaTTGGGGGGGCCGTGGTGTGGCAGGTCCTCCCTGCCGCTGCCACCTGCCAGGCCACCTGCTGAGTCTCGCCCCCTCCGATCACGCTGTCCAAGCTGCAGCAGGGGTGGCCTTTCTGAAGGACCACGTGGCTACTTCTTAAGACCCCGTAAGCCCTCCGCCGCCCCAGGGTAGGACCTCTCACGGTGTTTGGGACCCACAGTGTCCTGCACTATGTCACTCTCCCAAACTAGACTGGCAGGTCCTTGCAGGCAGGGCCCATGACCACCGTGGAATCAGGTGCATCCTTGCACCCGAAGCAGTATCTGGGACCAAGAGGGACTCTACAAATCCCTCTCAGGCTAAGGGCCAGATGAAGCTGCCTCGTCCTCTTGCTCTAGGCCCAGGTCCTCACGCACATGCGGTGTGTCCTTTCCTGCTTCCAGGAGTTTTCTCAGGCTGGGACCTCTGCAGAGTGCTCCGCTTACTGTCCCCAGGTGGCTGAGCCCCACCAAGGGCCCAAGGGCTACTTGGAACAGAGGTCTCCTCTGGCTGATTCCTCCTGGCTCTTGCTCCCTCCTCCAAACCTGCAGAGCAGTTTATGAGTCTGGAATGTACCAGGTTTTATCTTGAGTGGTATATAGTATCTGAACTTTCCCAGTGTCCTCCAACTAGACTGGAGCTGCTGGAGGACGGAGGCTACGTCTCTCATCTTTGTTT from Canis lupus dingo isolate Sandy chromosome 2, ASM325472v2, whole genome shotgun sequence includes the following:
- the LOC112660279 gene encoding group IID secretory phospholipase A2, whose product is MEGDFQQLLQPSCPPAGTMELPLLCTLLVFAGVIPTQGGIMNLNKMIKQVTRKTPIFSYWFYGCHCGPGGRGQPKDATDWCCQTHDCCYEHLKLHRCRIHTNHYDYTFSHGDIQCSDKGTWCEQQLCACDKEMVLCLQRNLDSYQRHLRYYWRPHCRGQTPMC